A single genomic interval of Sphaerodactylus townsendi isolate TG3544 linkage group LG08, MPM_Stown_v2.3, whole genome shotgun sequence harbors:
- the ADIPOQ gene encoding adiponectin — MNQMSSFVICLMVLLMQVCCYLEVDANEDPQTPAGSCANWMGGAPGYPGHNGMPGRDGRDGQNGQKGDKGEQGTSGFKGDNGNSGASGAEGPIGPPGPPGFTGLKGQKGESASSYRSAFSVGLTTRVPHPNIPIKFSKILYNEQNHYDPTTGKFRCSIPGMYYFAYHLTVYLADVKVSLIKSGKPVIITYDQYQKNNVDQASSSVLLHVETGEEVWLQVYGEEQNNGIYADNVNDSTFMGFLVYPDLD, encoded by the exons ATGAATCAGATGTCCAGTTTCGTCATTTGCTTAATGGTGCTGCTGATGCAAGTTTGCTGTTATCTTGAAGTTGATGCCAATGAAGACCCCCAGACACCTGCAGGATCCTGTGCAAATTGGATGGGAGGAGCACCAGGTTACCCAGGTCACAATGGAATGccaggaagagatggaagagatgGGCAGAATGGTCAAAAGGGAGATAAAGGCGAGCAAG GTACATCTGGTTTCAAAGGGGACAATGGAAATTCAGGAGCATCTGGTGCTGAAGGTCCTATAGGACCTCCAGGACCTCCAGGATTTACAGGACTAAAAGGGCAAAAGGGTGAAAGTGCCTCCAGCTATCGATCTGCCTTCAGTGTTGGTCTAACAACCAgagtcccccaccccaacattCCTATCAAGTTTTCAAAGATCCTGTACAACGAGCAAAATCATTATGATCCAACAACAGGGAAGTTCAGGTGCAGCATTCCAGGAATGTATTATTTTGCCTATCATCTTACTGTGTATCTAGCAGATGTGAAAGTGAGCTTGATCAAGAGTGGCAAGCCAGTCATAATCACTTATGATCAATATCAGAAAAACAATGTTGATCAAGCATCTAGTTCTGTTTTGCTCCATGTAGAAACTGGGGAAGAAGTTTGGCTTCAAGTATATGGAGAAGAACAGAACAATGGTATCTATGCTGATAATGTTAATGATTCTACTTTCATGGGATTCTTGGTCTACCCAGATTTAGATTAG